One part of the Thermoanaerobacterium sp. CMT5567-10 genome encodes these proteins:
- a CDS encoding carbohydrate ABC transporter permease has product MNNEATLNNIQLRMNKEYRKRELRRKANLFFRYTILTVGALIMLYPIIWLIGASFKTNSEIFTSISFIPKKIDFTPYIKGWITGTQYTFTTYFLNTFKYVIPRVFFTVISSVLTAYGFSRFDFPFKKPLFAILISTMFLPQIVLRIPLYLFWKQLHLLDTFVPLYANDIFAAETFFVFMIIQFMRGIPKELDEAAKIDGCNSFTILTRILLPVITPAIVSVTIFQFMWSMNDFMGPLIYISSVSKYPVSIALKMAMDVTSGNFEWNKIIAMSIIALIPSIVVFFSAQKYFVEGISTSGLKG; this is encoded by the coding sequence ATGAATAATGAAGCAACTCTAAATAATATACAACTTAGGATGAATAAGGAATATAGAAAAAGAGAGCTTAGAAGGAAAGCAAATTTATTCTTTAGATATACTATTTTGACTGTTGGCGCACTTATAATGCTATATCCGATTATTTGGCTTATAGGTGCGTCGTTTAAGACAAACAGTGAAATATTTACTTCAATTAGTTTTATACCAAAAAAGATAGATTTTACACCGTATATAAAAGGTTGGATAACTGGTACTCAGTATACATTTACTACGTATTTCCTTAACACATTTAAATATGTCATTCCTAGAGTGTTTTTTACAGTTATCTCGTCTGTTTTGACAGCATATGGTTTTTCGAGGTTTGATTTTCCTTTTAAGAAACCGCTTTTTGCTATACTGATTTCCACAATGTTTTTGCCACAGATTGTATTGAGAATACCGCTTTATTTATTTTGGAAGCAGTTGCATCTATTGGATACATTTGTTCCTTTGTATGCCAATGATATATTTGCAGCCGAAACGTTTTTTGTGTTTATGATTATACAGTTTATGAGAGGGATACCTAAAGAGCTTGATGAGGCAGCAAAGATCGACGGATGCAATTCATTTACTATATTGACGAGGATATTATTGCCTGTCATAACACCAGCTATAGTATCTGTAACGATATTTCAATTTATGTGGTCTATGAATGACTTTATGGGACCTCTTATTTATATATCATCTGTCAGTAAATATCCTGTATCAATAGCGCTAAAGATGGCTATGGATGTTACATCAGGAAACTTTGAGTGGAATAAGATCATAGCAATGTCGATAATTGCACTTATACCATCAATAGTTGTATTTTTCTCGGCGCAAAAGTATTTTGTTGAAGGTATATCTACAAGTGGTTTGAAAGGTTAA
- a CDS encoding glycoside hydrolase family 28 protein, with protein MAKLSVISTTSRTISIEIDNCESYYADSNYILYVNSVNLGIIDKNVFTIKNLDPDKEYSVSIKNIETGDADEIVIRTKPETAYINVRDFGANGDGKRIDTFSIQAAIMSCPDGGRVFFPEGIYLTYPLFLKSNITLELGKGAVLLGAKEREMYPILPGEIDCKKIEDSYLGSWEGEAKEIFASLITGIDVENVNIIGEGTIDGNSSFDTWWHDAKVKRIAWRPRTIFLNKCKNVLIEGITIKNSPSWTIHPLLSQNLKFINLNIENPKDAPNTDGLDPESCKDVVILGTRFSVGDDCIAIKSGKLATSRKLPVPSENLYIRNCLMKYGHGAVVIGSEMSGGVKNVHVDRCVFRKTDRGIRIKTRRGRGSTGIIDEIHASNIKMDKVLTPFTINSFYFCDADGKTEYVWSKEKLPVDDRTPYIGNIYLKDITCNDTQVAAGYMYGLPERKIEKVTMENIYIKFDLNAKPDYPEMLSFVDEMCRNGFYLNNIKKLKLKNVIVENASTEPFILLNIDDEKIE; from the coding sequence ATGGCAAAATTAAGCGTTATTTCTACAACATCAAGGACTATATCTATTGAAATTGATAATTGTGAATCGTATTACGCTGATAGCAATTATATTTTATATGTAAATTCTGTGAATTTGGGTATAATTGATAAAAATGTATTTACGATTAAAAATTTAGATCCTGATAAAGAGTATAGCGTATCAATTAAAAATATTGAGACTGGAGATGCGGACGAAATTGTTATAAGGACAAAGCCTGAGACAGCATATATTAATGTCAGGGATTTTGGTGCAAATGGTGATGGAAAGAGAATTGATACTTTTTCTATACAAGCGGCTATTATGTCCTGCCCGGATGGAGGAAGGGTTTTTTTCCCCGAAGGCATCTACTTGACATATCCACTTTTTTTAAAAAGCAATATAACGTTGGAATTAGGAAAAGGCGCAGTTTTATTAGGAGCAAAAGAGAGGGAGATGTACCCTATCCTTCCTGGAGAAATAGATTGCAAAAAGATTGAGGACAGCTATTTAGGCTCATGGGAAGGTGAAGCAAAAGAGATTTTTGCAAGTTTAATAACAGGAATTGACGTAGAAAATGTGAATATTATTGGAGAAGGCACAATTGACGGCAATTCCAGCTTTGATACATGGTGGCACGACGCAAAGGTCAAAAGAATCGCATGGAGACCTAGAACTATATTCTTAAACAAGTGCAAGAATGTGTTAATAGAAGGTATTACAATAAAAAATTCGCCTTCTTGGACGATACATCCTCTGCTTTCTCAAAATTTGAAGTTTATCAATCTAAATATAGAAAATCCAAAAGATGCACCAAATACTGATGGACTAGATCCAGAGTCATGCAAAGATGTTGTCATCTTAGGAACCAGATTTTCAGTAGGCGATGATTGCATTGCCATAAAATCGGGGAAATTAGCGACCAGTCGAAAACTGCCAGTTCCATCTGAGAATTTATACATCAGAAATTGTCTGATGAAATATGGTCATGGAGCAGTTGTAATAGGAAGTGAAATGTCTGGCGGTGTAAAAAATGTGCATGTAGATAGATGCGTATTCAGAAAAACAGATAGAGGAATACGCATAAAGACTAGAAGAGGAAGAGGGAGTACAGGCATTATTGATGAGATACATGCGTCAAATATAAAGATGGATAAGGTATTGACTCCATTTACTATAAATAGCTTTTACTTCTGTGATGCGGATGGAAAGACTGAATATGTGTGGAGCAAAGAAAAACTCCCTGTAGATGACAGGACGCCTTATATTGGCAATATATATCTAAAAGATATAACGTGCAACGATACGCAGGTGGCTGCTGGATATATGTATGGACTTCCAGAAAGAAAGATTGAGAAAGTAACGATGGAGAATATTTATATTAAATTTGATTTAAATGCAAAGCCTGATTATCCAGAGATGCTTAGTTTTGTAGATGAAATGTGCAGAAATGGCTTTTACTTAAACAATATTAAAAAGTTGAAATTAAAAAATGTAATAGTAGAAAATGCGTCGACAGAGCCTTTTATATTATTGAATATTGATGATGAAAAAATCGAATAA
- a CDS encoding tagaturonate reductase, with protein sequence MKLSSKIYKDYKKYPEKVVQFGEGNFLRAFVDWMINEMNEKGVFNGSVVVVQPIQNGLVNILNEQDGLYTLILQGIRDGKAERVHKIMNSISRGIDPYRDYESFLKVAESDSIRFVVSNTTEAGIAFDESDRFDITPHNSFPAKLTAFMYRRYKHFNGRSDRGLIVIPCELIDKNGLKLKEMILKYADIWNLEKGFVDWVENDNVFCSTLVDRIVTGYPREDIDKIQEEIGYEDSLVDVGEIFHLWVIEGPKWIEEEFPASKIGLNVKFVNDITPYRDRKVRILNGMHTTMVPIAYLYGIDTVKEAVEDEVVGKFIRDAAYEEIMPTLDLPEDEIKEFVKEVFDRFKNPYVKHYLTSIALNAMSKYETRVLPSLLEYVKRFGKLPHKLVFSLSAYIEFYKGQRGSEVIPLNDDPEILKMYQNLWKNFDGSYDGIKYIVTRVLEYDKVWRMNLNEVKGLNDAVTEYLYSIEKNGIKESLKEVLK encoded by the coding sequence ATGAAGTTATCGTCAAAGATTTATAAGGATTATAAGAAATACCCAGAAAAAGTTGTACAATTTGGAGAAGGGAACTTTCTAAGGGCATTTGTCGACTGGATGATTAATGAGATGAATGAAAAAGGCGTTTTTAATGGAAGTGTCGTTGTTGTCCAACCTATTCAAAATGGCTTAGTTAATATATTAAATGAACAAGATGGATTATATACATTAATTCTTCAAGGGATAAGGGATGGAAAAGCTGAGAGGGTGCATAAGATAATGAACAGCATCAGCAGAGGAATAGATCCATACAGAGATTATGAGAGCTTTCTTAAAGTGGCCGAAAGTGATAGTATAAGATTTGTGGTGTCAAATACCACTGAAGCAGGTATAGCATTTGATGAAAGTGACAGGTTTGACATTACACCACATAACAGCTTTCCGGCAAAATTGACTGCCTTTATGTATAGAAGGTATAAACACTTTAATGGAAGAAGTGACAGAGGACTTATTGTAATTCCGTGTGAACTTATTGATAAAAATGGTTTGAAGCTTAAAGAAATGATTTTAAAATACGCAGATATCTGGAATCTAGAGAAAGGGTTTGTTGACTGGGTAGAAAATGACAATGTATTTTGCTCGACTTTGGTTGACAGGATTGTAACAGGATATCCAAGAGAGGATATCGACAAGATACAGGAGGAGATAGGGTACGAAGATAGTCTGGTAGATGTAGGAGAAATATTCCACTTATGGGTTATTGAAGGACCGAAATGGATTGAAGAAGAGTTTCCTGCAAGCAAGATTGGCTTAAATGTTAAATTTGTAAATGATATAACACCATACAGGGATAGAAAAGTAAGAATCTTAAATGGGATGCATACGACAATGGTACCTATTGCTTATCTATATGGTATAGATACAGTCAAGGAAGCTGTAGAAGACGAAGTGGTAGGCAAATTCATAAGAGATGCTGCATATGAGGAGATAATGCCAACTTTAGACTTGCCGGAAGATGAGATTAAAGAGTTTGTCAAAGAAGTCTTTGACAGGTTTAAGAATCCATACGTAAAACACTACCTGACAAGCATAGCCCTTAATGCAATGTCAAAATATGAGACAAGAGTTTTGCCCTCTCTTTTAGAGTACGTCAAAAGGTTTGGAAAATTACCTCATAAACTGGTCTTTTCGCTTTCTGCATATATAGAGTTTTACAAAGGGCAAAGAGGCAGCGAAGTCATACCATTAAATGACGATCCTGAAATACTAAAGATGTATCAAAACTTGTGGAAAAACTTCGATGGCAGTTATGATGGTATAAAATACATTGTCACTAGAGTTCTAGAATACGATAAAGTGTGGAGGATGAATCTAAATGAAGTCAAAGGCTTAAATGATGCTGTTACAGAGTATCTCTACTCAATTGAGAAAAATGGAATCAAAGAATCCTTAAAAGAGGTGCTAAAATAA
- a CDS encoding UxaA family hydrolase, translating to MKDVIKINSSDNVAVALKNMKKGEEIVEDGRKITLLDDVPRGHKIALGNIKEGQNVIKYGYPIGHALSNISEGAWVHTHNMSTNLSGILKYTYNKRQIEESVYEKRSITFKGYRRKYGKVGIRNELWIVPTVGCVNGLGEKIINRFKDEVKIDGIDGIEIFKHSYGCSQLGDDHANTRTILMDIVKHPNAGGVLVLGLGCENNNIPAFKENLGEYDEDRVRFLVAQDAEDEVDEGVKLLKELYYNMKEDKREDVDLSELTVGLKCGGSDGFSGITANPLVGAFADFIISQGGSAVLTEVPEMFGAEQMLMERAHDEDVFKKTVNLINDFKQYFMKYDQPIYENPSPGNKAGGITTLEEKSLGCVQKGGKSEVVDVLRYGDTVKKKGLNLLNAPGNDLVSSTALAASGCHLILFTTGRGTPYGTFVPTIKISTNTQLYQLKQNWIDFNAGTLVEDKNIDEVLEELVRYVIRVASGELVNNEKNNFKEIAIFKNGVTL from the coding sequence ATGAAGGATGTCATTAAAATAAATTCCAGCGACAATGTGGCAGTCGCATTAAAGAATATGAAAAAAGGTGAAGAAATTGTAGAAGATGGTAGAAAAATAACACTTCTTGATGATGTGCCGAGGGGCCATAAAATTGCTTTAGGCAATATTAAAGAAGGACAGAACGTAATAAAGTATGGGTATCCTATAGGTCATGCACTTTCAAATATATCTGAAGGTGCATGGGTTCATACCCACAACATGAGTACTAATTTAAGCGGAATTCTAAAATATACTTACAATAAGAGGCAAATTGAGGAAAGTGTGTATGAGAAAAGAAGCATTACTTTTAAGGGATATAGAAGGAAATACGGCAAAGTAGGTATAAGAAATGAGCTGTGGATTGTACCGACTGTAGGTTGTGTAAATGGTTTAGGAGAAAAAATTATAAACAGATTCAAAGATGAAGTCAAGATAGACGGTATTGACGGAATAGAGATATTTAAACATAGCTATGGGTGTTCACAGCTTGGAGATGATCATGCCAATACAAGAACAATTCTAATGGATATAGTAAAGCATCCCAATGCCGGCGGTGTCTTGGTTTTAGGGCTTGGATGCGAGAACAACAATATACCTGCATTTAAAGAAAATCTTGGTGAATACGATGAAGATAGAGTCAGATTCTTGGTTGCACAGGATGCTGAAGATGAGGTAGATGAAGGTGTAAAATTATTAAAAGAACTTTATTACAATATGAAAGAAGATAAGAGGGAAGACGTAGACTTAAGCGAATTGACAGTAGGACTTAAATGCGGTGGCTCTGACGGGTTTTCAGGTATTACAGCAAATCCTTTAGTTGGTGCTTTTGCAGACTTTATTATATCGCAGGGTGGAAGTGCTGTACTGACAGAAGTCCCTGAGATGTTTGGCGCAGAGCAAATGCTTATGGAAAGAGCACATGACGAAGATGTATTTAAAAAGACTGTTAACCTGATAAATGATTTTAAGCAGTACTTCATGAAATACGATCAGCCTATATATGAAAATCCTTCTCCAGGAAATAAAGCTGGCGGGATAACAACTCTGGAAGAAAAATCTCTAGGGTGCGTTCAAAAAGGTGGTAAATCAGAGGTGGTTGATGTCTTAAGGTATGGTGATACGGTTAAGAAGAAAGGGTTAAACCTCTTAAATGCGCCTGGAAATGACCTTGTTTCATCTACTGCATTAGCGGCTTCTGGATGCCACTTAATATTGTTTACGACAGGAAGAGGTACGCCGTACGGCACATTTGTTCCAACAATAAAGATATCTACAAATACTCAATTATACCAATTAAAACAAAATTGGATTGATTTCAATGCTGGAACTCTTGTTGAAGATAAAAATATCGATGAAGTTTTAGAAGAATTGGTTAGATATGTAATTAGGGTGGCTAGTGGGGAGCTTGTTAATAACGAGAAGAACAATTTTAAGGAGATTGCTATTTTTAAGAATGGCGTAACACTGTAG
- a CDS encoding MATE family efflux transporter: MFINKGILKLIGPIITEQTFISLMGIVNTILASRLGKAAISSIGMADSINNILIGFFSSLAIGGTVVVAAYIGQKNQKEANEASKQILYVGEIITIIITILIWVLRYPLVYLLFGKAEKLVFENAILYLGISLITYPFITAQLVAFGVLRGAGDTKTPMYINIFINVLNVILSYLFIYGLKILRFHGMGVKGAAIGIGLSRLVGAIIALYVLIKGTSVIKLSNLRYFKPDYKMLRSIFNIGLPAGIESLLFSGGKLITQVFVVYFGTASIAANSIGFSIQQIFNIPGNALSIASTIVVGQDMGRGDPNAARKSLYYMTALASTCMGILGLVSYPFSRFLVSIYTTNQDVINIAVKVVRLNLLCMVLWALSFVLPAGLKGAGDAKYTLMTSIIGMWVFRIILGYVLGVILNFGLVGVWIGMFTDWAVRGILYLTRLRGTKWQKAVV; this comes from the coding sequence ATGTTTATTAATAAAGGCATATTAAAGTTGATTGGACCAATAATAACCGAACAAACGTTTATAAGTTTAATGGGAATAGTAAACACAATTTTAGCCAGTAGATTAGGAAAAGCAGCCATATCTTCTATAGGTATGGCTGACTCAATAAATAACATCTTAATTGGATTTTTTTCTTCACTTGCAATAGGTGGCACAGTTGTTGTAGCAGCTTATATTGGTCAAAAAAATCAAAAAGAAGCCAATGAGGCGAGTAAACAAATTTTATACGTTGGAGAGATCATTACAATTATCATAACGATTTTAATATGGGTTTTAAGATATCCACTTGTCTATTTGCTGTTTGGCAAAGCTGAAAAGTTGGTTTTTGAAAATGCAATTTTATACTTAGGGATAAGTCTTATAACATACCCGTTCATAACTGCCCAGTTGGTGGCATTTGGAGTTTTAAGAGGTGCTGGAGATACCAAGACACCTATGTATATAAATATATTCATAAACGTATTGAATGTCATTTTAAGTTATTTATTTATATACGGGTTAAAGATTTTAAGATTTCATGGCATGGGTGTGAAAGGAGCAGCAATAGGTATTGGATTGTCAAGGCTTGTGGGAGCTATAATTGCTTTATATGTTTTAATAAAGGGAACTAGCGTGATAAAATTAAGCAATTTGCGTTATTTCAAGCCGGATTACAAAATGCTTAGATCTATATTTAATATTGGGCTTCCGGCAGGAATCGAGTCGCTTTTATTCAGCGGTGGCAAACTTATAACGCAGGTCTTTGTTGTCTACTTTGGAACTGCATCAATAGCTGCCAATTCTATAGGTTTTTCAATACAGCAGATATTCAATATACCTGGGAATGCATTAAGCATAGCTTCAACGATAGTTGTTGGTCAGGACATGGGCAGGGGTGATCCAAATGCAGCAAGAAAATCACTGTACTACATGACAGCTCTTGCTAGCACATGCATGGGTATACTAGGGCTTGTTTCATATCCATTTTCAAGATTTTTAGTCTCAATATATACCACAAATCAGGACGTCATAAATATAGCTGTGAAGGTTGTAAGGCTTAATTTGCTTTGTATGGTTTTGTGGGCATTGTCATTTGTCTTGCCTGCAGGATTAAAAGGCGCTGGTGATGCAAAATATACTCTTATGACGTCTATTATTGGCATGTGGGTATTCAGAATAATATTAGGTTATGTTTTAGGAGTAATTTTAAATTTTGGGCTTGTTGGTGTTTGGATAGGCATGTTTACAGACTGGGCTGTGAGAGGCATACTTTACCTGACAAGGTTAAGGGGCACAAAGTGGCAGAAAGCTGTGGTATAG
- a CDS encoding sugar phosphate isomerase/epimerase family protein: MNLGIRAHDLEHLSIEKLPEEVFKKGLSSVQLAINKSFPELNLKNGSLSSGLARYIGDSFKKHNIQIAVLGCYVNIIHPDLDERRRSLEFFKEHIRFARDFGCSIVGTETGNVHAKMGFTTDNFREEPFLEVVKSVSELVEEAERFGVFVGIEAGVNHPVYSPKMMKRLMDEIRSSNLQAIFDPTNLLTEENYMNQDTIFNEAFELYGDRIVAVHAKDFTIKNGKLEFVPVGKGLLDYNTIFKFIKYNKPYINILMENTKEPFIDEGILYLKQKYKIV; the protein is encoded by the coding sequence GTGAATTTAGGTATTAGAGCACATGATTTAGAGCATCTTTCAATAGAGAAACTCCCGGAAGAAGTTTTTAAAAAAGGGCTTTCTTCTGTTCAATTGGCCATTAATAAATCTTTTCCAGAATTAAATTTGAAAAATGGAAGTTTATCTTCCGGGTTAGCCCGCTATATTGGGGATTCTTTTAAAAAGCATAACATTCAAATCGCAGTGCTTGGCTGCTATGTAAACATAATTCATCCAGACTTAGATGAAAGGAGGAGATCATTAGAGTTTTTTAAAGAGCACATCAGGTTTGCAAGGGATTTTGGATGTAGCATCGTGGGGACAGAGACAGGAAATGTACATGCTAAGATGGGCTTTACTACTGATAACTTCCGTGAAGAACCTTTTCTTGAAGTTGTAAAAAGCGTCAGTGAATTGGTAGAAGAGGCAGAAAGATTTGGAGTTTTTGTTGGGATTGAGGCTGGTGTAAATCATCCGGTTTATTCTCCTAAAATGATGAAAAGGCTTATGGATGAAATAAGGTCAAGCAATTTGCAGGCTATATTTGACCCGACAAACTTATTGACAGAAGAAAATTACATGAATCAAGATACCATATTTAATGAAGCGTTTGAACTTTACGGTGATAGAATTGTGGCTGTTCATGCAAAGGACTTCACAATAAAGAATGGAAAATTAGAATTTGTGCCTGTTGGAAAAGGCTTGCTGGATTATAATACCATATTTAAATTTATAAAATATAACAAGCCGTACATCAATATTTTGATGGAAAATACAAAAGAACCTTTTATTGACGAAGGCATTTTATATTTAAAGCAAAAATACAAAATTGTGTAA
- a CDS encoding DeoR/GlpR family DNA-binding transcription regulator: MLAATRRGKIKEILMKKKSVKVSELCEMFQVSDETIRRDLEELEKEGLIERNYGGGVLKKNVIVPPLLFRMEENIEEKEKIANKALDEIKEGMSIFLDAGSTTYQVARAINFKGVKNITVITNGLNIAAELASNTDISLLLTGGNLKNVNYSLVGPDTVEYVRRYNVDTAFLAAAGVSAEKGFTTSDIFEAEVKRSMLGSAKTAIVVVDSSKFGKDAMVSFCNIKDVDKVITSGDQNLDVIEDLKSHVNIVLV; encoded by the coding sequence ATGTTAGCTGCGACAAGAAGAGGTAAGATAAAAGAAATACTTATGAAGAAAAAGTCTGTGAAAGTATCTGAGCTTTGTGAGATGTTCCAGGTATCTGATGAGACAATAAGAAGAGATCTTGAAGAATTAGAAAAAGAAGGACTAATTGAGAGAAACTATGGCGGCGGGGTACTGAAAAAGAATGTAATTGTTCCACCATTACTATTTAGGATGGAAGAAAATATCGAAGAGAAGGAGAAAATAGCGAATAAGGCTTTGGATGAAATAAAAGAAGGCATGAGCATATTTTTAGATGCAGGGTCCACAACTTATCAGGTAGCCCGTGCTATCAATTTTAAAGGTGTAAAAAATATTACCGTTATAACAAATGGATTAAATATTGCTGCAGAACTTGCCAGCAATACCGATATTAGTTTACTTTTGACTGGTGGAAACTTAAAAAACGTTAATTATTCATTAGTAGGACCAGATACTGTGGAATATGTAAGACGATACAATGTCGATACAGCTTTTCTTGCGGCAGCGGGCGTTTCGGCAGAAAAAGGCTTTACAACGTCAGATATTTTTGAAGCGGAAGTTAAAAGGTCCATGCTTGGCTCTGCAAAAACGGCTATAGTTGTTGTTGACAGCAGTAAATTTGGCAAGGATGCTATGGTATCATTCTGCAACATAAAGGATGTTGACAAGGTGATAACGTCAGGAGACCAAAACCTTGATGTGATAGAAGATTTAAAGAGTCATGTCAATATAGTATTGGTATAG
- a CDS encoding tagaturonate epimerase family protein produces the protein MIENVLSTLEENGFKVYPDSLRKLGENIYIFVVKRQNEKMVGILSSSDVKLNGAYFSEDKNVSDKLRLNIYPFTFENYVTLNGKFHIGPTVCRGNSSFGTGDRLGLVTAAQLTALKKYDVFPILAQQSPRELIKTNRDFKDVLLKVVLGVLETGYIGHFGADADHIKDEYYLLEGINAGYTMYTLDLSEQLIDISSLNPSEMRNKAQELSQVSKDIIKDFSGKKLDIISDSGYVVSEEELYKSAVAYENAMKFVDKVNNILKEKLSDFDMEISIDEGGKVTTLEDHLYVAEYLHRNGIDFFSIAPKFPGEFEKAVDYIGDLDEFLLELKKHYQLSRMIGGYKISLHSGSDKFSIYRIFSDITEKNFHIKTSGTSWLQAINLIYNYDKEFYRELYKIALENLEESKKSYKVLIKKEDFNEEPELNNPKFILKPEIKQLFHISFGVLLDLKRKEIVDFLNKYEEEHYKMVSKNIENHLKEIFYKN, from the coding sequence ATGATAGAGAATGTTTTGTCCACGTTGGAAGAGAATGGATTTAAAGTTTACCCTGATTCTCTAAGGAAACTAGGAGAAAATATATATATATTCGTCGTTAAAAGGCAAAATGAAAAAATGGTCGGCATTCTGTCTTCTAGCGATGTAAAACTTAATGGGGCATATTTTTCTGAAGATAAAAACGTCAGTGATAAGTTGCGTTTAAACATATATCCATTTACTTTTGAAAATTACGTTACATTAAATGGCAAATTTCATATAGGGCCTACAGTTTGCAGAGGAAATTCCTCATTTGGAACTGGTGATAGACTCGGGCTTGTTACAGCAGCTCAATTAACCGCATTAAAAAAATACGATGTTTTTCCAATATTAGCACAGCAATCTCCAAGAGAGCTTATAAAGACGAATAGAGATTTTAAAGACGTTCTTTTAAAGGTGGTGCTGGGGGTATTAGAGACAGGATATATAGGACATTTTGGCGCAGATGCAGATCATATCAAGGACGAATATTATTTATTGGAAGGTATAAATGCAGGATATACAATGTACACATTGGACTTAAGCGAACAGCTAATTGATATCAGCAGTTTAAATCCATCAGAGATGAGAAACAAAGCTCAAGAATTATCTCAGGTAAGCAAAGACATAATTAAAGATTTTAGCGGTAAAAAATTAGACATAATTTCAGATAGCGGATATGTTGTATCAGAAGAGGAACTCTATAAATCGGCGGTTGCTTATGAAAATGCTATGAAGTTTGTGGATAAAGTAAATAACATTTTAAAAGAAAAATTAAGTGATTTTGATATGGAGATATCTATAGATGAGGGTGGAAAGGTAACGACTTTGGAGGACCATTTGTATGTAGCAGAATATCTCCACAGAAACGGCATAGATTTCTTCAGCATAGCACCGAAATTTCCTGGGGAATTTGAAAAGGCTGTTGACTACATTGGAGATTTGGATGAATTTTTGTTAGAGCTCAAAAAACATTACCAGTTGTCAAGGATGATAGGCGGGTACAAGATAAGCCTACATTCAGGAAGCGATAAGTTCAGCATTTACAGGATATTTAGCGATATTACTGAGAAAAATTTTCATATAAAGACATCAGGTACAAGTTGGCTGCAGGCTATAAATTTAATATACAATTATGACAAAGAATTTTACAGGGAACTCTATAAAATCGCTCTTGAAAATCTGGAGGAAAGCAAAAAGTCTTATAAAGTTCTAATTAAGAAAGAAGATTTTAATGAAGAACCAGAACTTAATAACCCGAAATTTATTTTAAAACCTGAGATAAAACAGCTTTTCCACATATCCTTTGGAGTTTTGCTGGATTTAAAGAGAAAAGAAATTGTAGATTTCCTGAATAAATATGAAGAAGAGCATTATAAAATGGTTTCTAAGAACATAGAGAACCATTTAAAAGAAATATTCTATAAAAATTAA